The Selenomonadales bacterium region TACCGCATAGTGAGTCCCTTCCGCAGCAGTGTAAGTGCAGGAGATATTTCATACTTATCGCCGGTTGGCAAGGCATTGTTGTTAAAAAAAGTCGGTGATGAAATAGAAGTTAAAGCACCGGGAGGATTATTCCGCTACAAGATTAAATCTATTCAATTGCATGGGGATTGTGTTTGACAAAATTAACGTACTTGATACTCGGTTAGCAAAATATCTGAGAGGGCGCTCGTCACACGGTGGGCGTCCTTTCACTTTGCCAAAAATGAGGTGAAGTGATGCCCTACAAACCCAAGCGGCCCTGCTCCCACCCCGGCTGTCCGAAGCTGACGGACGGCCGGTTCTGCGAAGAACACGCCAAGCAGGAAGCAAAACGATACGAACGCTACCAGTGTGACCCGGCGACGCGCAAGCTCTACGGCCGGACGTGGCGGAAGGTGCGCGACCGCTACCGCGCGGCGCATCCGCTTTGCGAACGCTGCTTAGAACGGGGACGGTTTACGCCAACGCAGGAAGTCCACCACATTAAGCCGCTGGCGCAAGGCGGCACCAACGACAACGATAACCTCATGTCTTTGTGTACTTCCTGCCACTCGAAGATCACCGCCAGGGAAGGCGGACGCTGGCAGAGACGCTTAGAATAAATCGCTGTGGGTACCCGTGCGGGTCAGCGTAAGAACAAGAACATCTTTCTCAATGCGATAGATAAGCAACCAATCGGGCTGGATATGACATTCCCGATGCCCGGCATAGTTACCAGTCAGTTCATGGTCGCGGTTGTTCGAAGGAAGCGGGATGCCCTGTGCCAACTTCGCGATGATTTCATCAAGCAAGGACATATCCAAGTTACGTTTTTCCATCAGCTTGTAGTCCTTGCGGAATCTGTTTGTGGGTTTGACGGTATATTTCATGCTTTCAAATCTTTAAACAGCGCGTCAAGATCGGTGTAACCCCTTACGTTTGGGTCGCGAGCAATGGCTTCCGCTTCTCTCATTGCCGCGATTGTTTCCGCGTTCGGAACACGGGAAATCTCAAACGGGATTCCTTGGCTGCGTACAGCCTGACGAAGAAACATAGTCATAGCTGTGGTCATATTGAGGCCCAAGTCCGAGAAAAGTTCTTCGGCCTGCTTCTTAAGTTGAACATCTATCCGGATGCTGATATTTGTAGTTTCACTCATGGCATTGCACTCCTTTCGCTGCTTAGTATATTCAGCATACTGCATGATATGCACGTTGTCAATACAAAACAAAAAGTGTGCGTCCGGTAGGGGCGGTCAAAATCTCTACAATCTTCGCCCCGGGCAACGGGCGGCGGGTCACGCGCGAAAAAATCACGGTTCAAACAGGGGATTAAGCCCCGCCGCGGCAAGGAGGTGAGGGCGCGTGGCAAAAGACGGAACAAACAGGGGCGGCCGCCGCGTGCGCGCTGGCGACAAGCCGCAGCCCCTCGCGGAGAAAATCACGGCGGGCAAGGCCGCACGCGTTTTGGAACCCCCTAAACTGCCTCCCGAGTCGCTGCTTGAAGCTGGCGAACTGGGCGGCGCGGCGGATTTATTCGGCGAGGATATGCCTGCGCCAAGCGACTACTTAAGCGCGCGGCAAAGAGACGGGAAACCGCTGGGCGCGGACGCGCTGTTCATTGAAACGTGGAAATGGCTAAAAGATCGCGGCTGCGAGAAATTCGTCAACCCGCGGCTGATTGAAGCCTACGCCCAGGCGTTCACCCGCTACATCCAGTGCGAAGAAGCCATCAGCACCTACGGGCTTTTAGGCAAGCACCCGACCACGGGCGGCGCGATAGCCAGCCCGTTCGTGCAGATGAGCCAGTCCTTCCAAAAGCAGGCGAATCTTCTCTGGTACGAGATTTTCGACATCGTCAAGCAAAACTGCACTACAGCTTTTGTCGGCAATCCGCAGGACGACGTGATGGAGAGGCTGCTCTCCGCCAGGAGGGGCGACAGATGAAGATAGAAAAAATCAAGGCGGAGCTTTTAAGGCCCGCTCGGTACAACCCGCGCAAAGACTTAAAACCCGGCGACAAGGAGTATCAAAAGCTCCGGCGCTCCATCGAGGAGTTCGGCTATGTGGAGCCGGTAATCTTTAATCGCCGGACCGGCAATGTGGTGGGCGGCCACCAACGCCTGAAGGTGCTGCTTGATTTGGCCCACAGCGAGATTGACTGCGTTGTGGTGGAGCTTGACCCGCAGAAAGAAAAGGCGCTCAACCTCGCCCTCAACAAGATTCAGGGCGAATGGGACGAAACCAAGCTGGCGGAGTTGATGGCGGAGCTTGACGCGGGCGCGTTTGACGTCTCCCTCACCGGCTTTGACGCCGCGGAGGTTGATGAGCTGCTCAACCGCTGGCACGCCAAGGAGGCGGTGCAGGACGACTTCGATGTGGACAAGGAAAAGGAGCGCATCGAAGTCGAAGGAGCGATCACAAAGCCGGGGGATATCTGGCTTTTGGGCAGACACCGCCTGCTGTGCGGCGATTCCACCAATGAGGCTGACTTCGCCAAGCTCATGGACGGCGGCCGCGCCCAGGCAGCCGTCACCTCGCCGCCTTACGGCGTGGGCAAAGAATATGAAAAGGCGGGCATCGAGCCGTGGTTTCAGACTATCCGGCCGGTGATTAAAAACCTGTGCAGATACGCAGAGATCGTCTGCTGGAACTTAGGCGACCTATACGCTACCGGCTCCCAGTTCATCGAGCCGACCAGCGTCTATTCCGTGAACATGTTTGCCGAAAACGGCTACCGCCCGATCTGGATCCGCATCTGGAAAAAGCAAGGGATGAATTTTGGCGTCGGCCCTTATCACCTCGTTTCCAACAAGCCGGTGCAGCAGTACGAGTACATTTCAACCTTCAGCAAGAACGGCGAAGCCGAGGAGTACAACGACCAGGAATATCTGTGGCTCTCGGCCTTCGCCGGGCACAGCTACCGCTTCGTCAAGCGGCTGACTAAAGACGAACGCAAAAAATGGGGCTACGCGGGTATCTGGGAGATGACCACGGTGCGCGCCAACAAGGAGCATCCGGCCATGTTCCCGGTAGAGCTGCCCTGGCGCTGCATCAAGATGCACAGCGACCGGGGCGGCATTGTTTTGGAGCCGTTCTCCGGCAGCGGCACCACCATTATCGCGGCGGAGCAGACCGAGCGCCGCTGCTGCGCTATGGAGCTATCCCCCGTTTACTGCGACTTGGCGGTCAAGCGCTGGGAGACTTTCACCGGTGAAAAAGCAATCAGGGTATAATTGAAATACCCTGTTTTTCCGAGTATACTATAATTCAGAAGCAAACATATGGGTCTCACAAAGGGGTTGATTTTAATGGGAGCAAGTTGGCTAAATCTGGGAAGTCTTGCGCTTGGGTTGATAGCATGGATACTTCCAGTTGTCAATCTTATGCGGCGTAATAAGACGGATCACAGACACTGGGCTGTCTTATCCATAACAAGCGTCAGTGCCTGCGCCGTTTCCCTCTGTATGCAACTTTTCTATACCGATCATCTGGTGAAAATTGAGGATTGGTCAGCGCTTATGGATACGTCCTCCGCAGTGGCGATGGTCTCCACACTGCTTCTTGTGGTGACAATTTTGCTTAATACG contains the following coding sequences:
- a CDS encoding GreA/GreB family elongation factor, whose product is YRIVSPFRSSVSAGDISYLSPVGKALLLKKVGDEIEVKAPGGLFRYKIKSIQLHGDCV
- a CDS encoding HNH endonuclease, which encodes MPYKPKRPCSHPGCPKLTDGRFCEEHAKQEAKRYERYQCDPATRKLYGRTWRKVRDRYRAAHPLCERCLERGRFTPTQEVHHIKPLAQGGTNDNDNLMSLCTSCHSKITAREGGRWQRRLE
- a CDS encoding type II toxin-antitoxin system YafQ family toxin: MKYTVKPTNRFRKDYKLMEKRNLDMSLLDEIIAKLAQGIPLPSNNRDHELTGNYAGHRECHIQPDWLLIYRIEKDVLVLTLTRTGTHSDLF
- a CDS encoding type II toxin-antitoxin system RelB/DinJ family antitoxin → MSETTNISIRIDVQLKKQAEELFSDLGLNMTTAMTMFLRQAVRSQGIPFEISRVPNAETIAAMREAEAIARDPNVRGYTDLDALFKDLKA
- a CDS encoding terminase produces the protein MAKDGTNRGGRRVRAGDKPQPLAEKITAGKAARVLEPPKLPPESLLEAGELGGAADLFGEDMPAPSDYLSARQRDGKPLGADALFIETWKWLKDRGCEKFVNPRLIEAYAQAFTRYIQCEEAISTYGLLGKHPTTGGAIASPFVQMSQSFQKQANLLWYEIFDIVKQNCTTAFVGNPQDDVMERLLSARRGDR
- a CDS encoding DNA modification methylase, with product MKIEKIKAELLRPARYNPRKDLKPGDKEYQKLRRSIEEFGYVEPVIFNRRTGNVVGGHQRLKVLLDLAHSEIDCVVVELDPQKEKALNLALNKIQGEWDETKLAELMAELDAGAFDVSLTGFDAAEVDELLNRWHAKEAVQDDFDVDKEKERIEVEGAITKPGDIWLLGRHRLLCGDSTNEADFAKLMDGGRAQAAVTSPPYGVGKEYEKAGIEPWFQTIRPVIKNLCRYAEIVCWNLGDLYATGSQFIEPTSVYSVNMFAENGYRPIWIRIWKKQGMNFGVGPYHLVSNKPVQQYEYISTFSKNGEAEEYNDQEYLWLSAFAGHSYRFVKRLTKDERKKWGYAGIWEMTTVRANKEHPAMFPVELPWRCIKMHSDRGGIVLEPFSGSGTTIIAAEQTERRCCAMELSPVYCDLAVKRWETFTGEKAIRV